In Gadus chalcogrammus isolate NIFS_2021 chromosome 11, NIFS_Gcha_1.0, whole genome shotgun sequence, a single window of DNA contains:
- the golph3a gene encoding Golgi phosphoprotein 3, with amino-acid sequence MTSLSQRSSGLVQRRTEASRSAAADKDKPSAGEEPEPRRGEEPEDDEQGDSKETRLTLMEEVLLLGLKDREGYTSFWNDCISSGLRGCMLIELALRGRLQLDACGMRRKSLLARKVICKSDAPTGDVLLDEALKHVKETQPPETVQSWIELLSGETWNPLKLHYQLRNVRERLAKNLVEKGVLTTEKQNFLLFDMTTHPLTNNTIKQRLIKKVQEAVLERWVNDPQRMDRRLLALIFLAHSSDVLENAFAPLLDEQYDLAMKRVRSLLDLEPEGESLKPQANELLWAVVAAFTK; translated from the exons ATGACTTCCCTGAGTCAGAGGAGCTCGGGCCTGGTGCAGCGCCGAACCGAGGCGTCGCGTAGCGCAGCGGCCGACAAGGACAAGCCCTCCGCCGGGGAGGAGCCCGAGCCGCGCCGCGGAGAGGAGCCCGAGGACGACGAGCAGGGAGACTCCAAAGAGACGCGGCTGACCctgatggaggaggtgctgctgctCGGCCTGAAGGACCGGGAG GGCTACACCTCCTTCTGGAACGACTGCATCTCGTCCGGGCTGCGCGGCTGCATGCTCATCGAGCTAGCGCTGCGTGGGCGACTGCAGCTGGACGCCTGCGGCATGCGACGCAAGAGTCTGCTGGCCAGGAAG GTGATCTGTAAGTCCGACGCCCCGACCGGAGACGTCCTGCTGGACGAGGCTCTGAAGCATGTGAAGGAGACGCAGCCGCCAGAGACGGTGCAGAGCTGGATCGAGCTGCTCAGCG GGGAGACGTGGAACCCTCTGAAGCTGCACTACCAGCTGAGGAACGTGCGCGAGCGGCTGGCCAAGAACCTGGTGGAGAAGGGGGTCCTGACCACGGAGAAGCAGAACTTCCTGCTGTTCGACATGACCACCCACCCGCtcaccaacaacaccatcaagCAGCGCCTCATCAAGAAGGTGCAGGAGGCGGTGCTGGAGCGCTGGGTCAACGACCCGCAGCGCATGGACCGCCGGCTGCTGGCGCTCATCTTCCTGGCGCACTCGTCGGACGTGCTGGAGAACGCCTTCGCCCCGCTGCTGGACGAGCAGTACGACCTGGCCATGAAGCGGGTCCGCAGCCTGCTGGACCTGGAGCCCGAGGGCGAGAGTCTGAAGCCCCAGGCCAACGAGCTGCTGTGGGCCGTGGTGGCTGCCTTCACCAAGTGA